The following proteins are encoded in a genomic region of Saccharopolyspora antimicrobica:
- a CDS encoding DUF3159 domain-containing protein: MSERDAAAAGLSAQDAAEKQTDNDEQRAAGAENTLLEQMGGVSGLAYSAVPIVVFVLVSSFTSLMPAIWSAVGVAVGIAIFRLVRKEPLQPAISGVIGVAVCSFIAYRSGDAKGFFLLGIWTSLIYGGLFLVSVLARWPLVGVAWSALNGLGFSWRKQRRALRGYDLATLAWVAVFGAKYVVQQWLYDADQTGWLAFARIAMGYPLTGLALIVTVWAIRRAAKVAEQEKAAAESSAVSPNPSVG, from the coding sequence ATGAGCGAACGCGACGCAGCGGCTGCCGGGCTGTCCGCCCAGGACGCGGCCGAGAAGCAGACGGACAACGACGAGCAGCGCGCCGCCGGTGCCGAGAACACCCTGCTGGAGCAGATGGGCGGGGTCAGCGGACTGGCCTACTCCGCGGTGCCCATCGTGGTCTTCGTGCTGGTCAGCTCCTTCACCAGCCTGATGCCGGCGATCTGGTCGGCGGTCGGCGTGGCGGTCGGCATCGCGATCTTCCGGCTGGTGCGCAAGGAGCCGCTGCAGCCGGCCATCTCGGGCGTGATCGGGGTGGCGGTGTGCTCGTTCATCGCCTACCGCTCCGGGGATGCCAAGGGCTTCTTCCTGCTGGGCATCTGGACGAGCCTGATCTACGGCGGGCTGTTCCTGGTCTCCGTGCTGGCCCGCTGGCCGCTGGTGGGCGTCGCCTGGTCGGCGCTGAACGGGCTGGGCTTCTCCTGGCGCAAGCAGCGGCGCGCGCTGCGCGGGTACGACCTGGCCACGCTGGCGTGGGTCGCGGTGTTCGGCGCGAAGTACGTGGTGCAGCAGTGGCTCTACGACGCCGACCAGACCGGCTGGCTGGCGTTCGCGCGGATCGCGATGGGCTACCCGCTGACCGGCCTGGCGCTGATCGTCACGGTGTGGGCGATCCGGCGCGCGGCGAAGGTCGCGGAGCAGGAGAAGGCCGCTGCGGAATCGTCCGCGGTGAGCCCCAACCCGTCGGTCGGCTGA
- a CDS encoding OB-fold nucleic acid binding domain-containing protein, which yields MSKSDGGYWRRLVRRLTSDVAELDADDLSERSQAGGAQRASDCKCGQEAVVLGRVRSVGLCPKASAPTLEAELFDGTEDVTLVWLGRRRIAGIEPGRTIKARGRIADRDGRKVLYNPYYELQNTA from the coding sequence ATGAGCAAGAGCGATGGCGGCTACTGGCGTCGCCTCGTACGGCGCTTGACCAGTGACGTCGCCGAGCTGGACGCCGACGACCTCTCGGAGCGGTCGCAGGCGGGCGGGGCGCAGCGGGCCAGCGACTGCAAGTGCGGCCAGGAAGCGGTGGTGCTCGGCCGGGTTCGCAGCGTCGGGCTGTGCCCCAAGGCGTCGGCACCGACGCTGGAGGCCGAGCTCTTCGACGGCACCGAGGACGTCACGCTGGTGTGGCTGGGCCGCCGCCGGATCGCAGGCATCGAACCGGGCCGCACCATCAAGGCCCGTGGCCGGATCGCGGATCGCGACGGTCGCAAGGTGCTTTACAACCCCTACTACGAGTTGCAGAACACCGCATGA
- a CDS encoding DUF3710 domain-containing protein, protein MFGFGRGRGKRADDVVEESAEDEAVPERGPFDESEAPQDEVERLDLGSVRLPVPEGGQLQVEVDPAGPVRAVHVVTPVGRLTVSAFAAPRSDGLWREVSGELAEQLRKDGARVHTEDGEWGTELVADSPKAALRFIGVDGPRWLLRGVAAGPAETAEECAKLLYAVLDETIVVRGTDPMPVRTPLPIQLPEAILRHIQQAQQAQGNGQAAQ, encoded by the coding sequence ATGTTCGGATTTGGCCGCGGTCGGGGCAAGCGCGCCGACGACGTGGTTGAGGAATCGGCGGAAGACGAGGCCGTCCCGGAGCGCGGGCCGTTCGACGAGAGCGAGGCGCCGCAGGACGAGGTCGAGCGCCTCGACCTGGGTTCGGTGCGGTTGCCGGTGCCCGAAGGCGGCCAGCTCCAGGTCGAGGTGGACCCGGCAGGCCCGGTGCGGGCGGTGCACGTGGTCACCCCGGTCGGCCGGCTGACCGTGAGCGCCTTCGCCGCGCCGCGCAGCGACGGCCTGTGGCGCGAGGTCAGCGGTGAGCTCGCCGAGCAGCTGCGCAAGGACGGTGCCCGGGTGCACACCGAGGACGGTGAGTGGGGCACGGAGCTGGTGGCCGACTCGCCGAAGGCCGCGCTGCGGTTCATCGGCGTGGACGGCCCGCGCTGGCTGCTGCGCGGGGTCGCGGCCGGTCCGGCGGAGACCGCCGAGGAGTGCGCGAAGCTGCTGTACGCGGTGCTCGACGAGACCATCGTGGTGCGCGGCACCGACCCGATGCCGGTGCGCACGCCGCTGCCCATCCAGCTGCCGGAGGCGATCCTGCGGCACATCCAGCAGGCGCAGCAGGCCCAGGGCAACGGCCAGGCAGCGCAGTGA
- the dut gene encoding dUTP diphosphatase translates to MSNVKVLLTRLDPDVPLPSYAKPGDAGADLVTTTDLVLEPGERAVVGTGIALALPEGYAGFVHPRSGLAAKAGLSVVNAPGTVDSGYRGEIKVCLINHDREDSLSLRRGDRIAQLVVQRVEHAVFQEVDELPASQRGAGGYGSTGGHEVLAVSGTEAGHRTEG, encoded by the coding sequence GTGTCGAACGTGAAGGTCCTGCTTACCCGACTTGACCCCGATGTGCCGCTGCCGTCCTACGCCAAACCCGGCGACGCCGGCGCGGACCTGGTGACGACCACCGACCTGGTGCTGGAACCCGGCGAACGCGCGGTGGTGGGCACCGGCATCGCGCTGGCGCTGCCCGAGGGCTACGCCGGTTTCGTGCACCCGCGTTCCGGGCTGGCCGCCAAGGCCGGGTTGAGCGTGGTCAACGCACCCGGCACGGTCGATTCCGGGTACCGCGGTGAGATCAAGGTCTGCCTGATCAACCATGATCGGGAAGACTCGCTGTCGTTGCGGCGCGGCGACCGCATCGCGCAGCTCGTCGTGCAGCGGGTGGAGCACGCTGTGTTCCAGGAGGTCGACGAGCTGCCCGCGTCGCAGCGGGGCGCCGGGGGCTACGGGTCCACCGGCGGGCACGAGGTGCTGGCGGTCTCGGGAACCGAGGCCGGTCACAGGACGGAGGGCTGA
- a CDS encoding DUF3093 domain-containing protein: MSESVEAASTTGDLPGQANSTERPVFRERLYAAWWSWPLPLIGAVLMAAQVHMGYPGLRAWLPYAVLVPLAIAIPLWLGRTKVEVSGGELWVGDAHLPLRFVDEVEIITPQEQRRALGPDLDPAAFMVHRSSIRTSVRIWLDDPDDPTPYWVVSTRRPAELVKALGKG; encoded by the coding sequence GTGTCGGAAAGCGTAGAAGCGGCCAGCACGACCGGTGACTTGCCCGGTCAGGCGAACTCGACGGAGCGCCCGGTGTTCCGGGAGCGGCTGTACGCGGCCTGGTGGTCCTGGCCGCTGCCGTTGATCGGCGCCGTGCTGATGGCCGCGCAGGTGCACATGGGCTACCCGGGCCTCCGGGCGTGGCTGCCGTACGCGGTGCTGGTGCCGCTGGCGATCGCCATCCCGCTGTGGCTGGGCCGGACCAAGGTCGAGGTCAGCGGCGGTGAGCTGTGGGTGGGCGATGCGCACCTGCCGCTGCGGTTCGTCGACGAGGTCGAGATCATCACCCCGCAGGAGCAGCGCCGGGCGCTGGGACCGGACCTGGATCCGGCCGCGTTCATGGTGCACCGCTCCTCCATCCGCACCTCGGTGCGGATCTGGCTGGACGATCCGGACGACCCGACGCCGTACTGGGTGGTCAGCACCCGGCGGCCCGCGGAGCTCGTCAAGGCGCTGGGCAAGGGCTGA
- a CDS encoding DUF4193 domain-containing protein, whose product MATDYDAPRRESEDLAEDSLEELKARRNDAQSGVVDEDEGAIAENFELPGADLSGEEMTVKVLPKQADEFTCASCFLVHHRSRLAETKNGQLICRDCAA is encoded by the coding sequence ATGGCGACCGACTACGACGCTCCGCGCCGGGAGTCCGAGGACTTGGCAGAGGACTCGCTGGAGGAGCTGAAGGCGCGACGCAACGATGCGCAATCGGGCGTCGTCGACGAGGACGAAGGGGCGATCGCGGAGAACTTCGAGCTCCCGGGCGCTGACCTGTCCGGCGAGGAGATGACCGTCAAGGTCCTCCCGAAGCAGGCGGACGAGTTCACGTGCGCGAGCTGCTTCCTCGTCCACCACCGCAGCCGACTGGCCGAGACGAAGAACGGCCAGCTGATCTGCCGCGACTGCGCGGCCTGA
- the cei gene encoding envelope integrity protein Cei, translating to MAAVGARGGRRAGYRRRRPLPALLVLACLVVAAGFLWTRVFDSVQDIEAATTCNPPAPPTAAPAAGAELTEQVPLGEMLARDALDSTGPIPPQDVQVRVLNGNGESRQATLVSDELSSLGFAEGGADNDPVYVNYDLKCHGQIRFGGAGVSAARTLSLIAPCAQLVRDERSDATVDFALGSKFDDIKTTSAAKQVLQELENWVPQRDQQGGANQEVTPPKIDEELLTKARDVHC from the coding sequence GTGGCAGCCGTTGGTGCAAGGGGGGGACGACGGGCCGGGTACCGGCGCCGTCGGCCACTGCCCGCTCTGCTGGTGCTGGCCTGCCTCGTGGTGGCGGCCGGCTTCCTGTGGACCCGCGTCTTCGATTCCGTGCAGGACATCGAAGCCGCCACCACCTGCAACCCGCCGGCCCCGCCGACCGCCGCACCGGCCGCCGGTGCGGAACTGACCGAGCAGGTGCCGCTGGGCGAGATGCTCGCGCGCGACGCGCTGGACTCCACCGGCCCCATCCCGCCGCAGGACGTGCAGGTCCGGGTGCTCAACGGCAACGGGGAGAGCCGGCAGGCCACGCTGGTCAGCGACGAGCTGAGCAGCCTCGGCTTCGCCGAGGGCGGCGCCGACAACGACCCGGTCTACGTCAACTACGACCTGAAGTGCCACGGCCAGATCCGCTTCGGCGGGGCCGGGGTGAGCGCGGCACGCACGCTGAGCCTGATCGCGCCCTGCGCGCAGCTGGTCCGCGACGAACGGTCGGACGCCACCGTCGACTTCGCGCTGGGTTCGAAGTTCGACGACATCAAGACCACCTCGGCGGCCAAGCAGGTGCTCCAGGAGCTGGAGAACTGGGTGCCGCAGCGCGATCAGCAGGGCGGCGCGAACCAGGAGGTCACGCCGCCGAAGATCGACGAGGAACTGCTCACCAAGGCCCGCGACGTGCACTGCTGA
- a CDS encoding inositol monophosphatase family protein: MALREVAVQIAREAAQLARTVRDDAVTDGVDTKSTETDVVTAGDRAVERLVRGRLAELRPGESVLGEEEGGERALEGLRWVVDPIDGTVNYLYGFPWYSVSLAAQLDGRSVAGAVVEPASGRVWSAATGHGAFLDGRRLRVSAADRLDLSLIGTGFAYDVDRRKAQAAVVGRLMGQVRDIRRAGVASLDLCAVAAGWLDGMYEVGLKRWDWAAGVLIAEEAGARLRLPERGSADGLGDEMLICATPGIAEALTGALREADAGRV; encoded by the coding sequence ATGGCGTTGCGCGAGGTCGCGGTGCAGATCGCCCGCGAAGCCGCACAACTGGCCCGCACCGTGCGTGATGATGCTGTCACGGATGGTGTTGACACGAAGAGTACCGAAACCGATGTCGTGACAGCCGGTGATCGCGCGGTGGAGCGCTTGGTCCGCGGGCGGCTCGCCGAGTTGCGGCCCGGCGAGTCGGTGCTGGGGGAGGAGGAAGGCGGCGAGCGGGCGCTCGAAGGGCTGCGCTGGGTCGTCGACCCGATCGACGGCACGGTCAACTACCTGTACGGGTTCCCCTGGTACTCGGTGTCGCTGGCCGCGCAGCTCGACGGGCGTTCGGTGGCCGGTGCGGTCGTCGAGCCGGCCTCCGGGCGGGTCTGGAGCGCGGCCACCGGGCACGGCGCGTTCCTGGACGGCCGGCGCCTGCGCGTCTCGGCCGCCGACCGGCTGGACCTGTCGCTGATCGGCACCGGCTTCGCCTACGACGTCGACCGCCGCAAGGCGCAGGCGGCGGTGGTGGGCCGGCTGATGGGGCAGGTGCGCGACATCCGCCGCGCCGGTGTGGCGTCGCTGGACCTGTGCGCGGTCGCCGCCGGTTGGCTGGACGGCATGTACGAGGTCGGCCTGAAGCGGTGGGACTGGGCGGCAGGCGTCCTGATCGCCGAGGAGGCCGGTGCCCGGCTGCGCCTGCCGGAGCGCGGCAGCGCGGACGGTCTGGGCGACGAGATGCTGATCTGCGCCACGCCGGGCATCGCCGAGGCGCTCACCGGCGCGTTGCGCGAGGCCGACGCGGGCCGGGTCTGA
- the ppgK gene encoding polyphosphate--glucose phosphotransferase — MGTARGFGVDIGGSGIKGCPVDIEGGVLAEERMRIPTPQPSTPSAVADAVAEIVDKFSWTGPVGITLPCVVKDGTALTAANIDKGWIGTDAQALFAERLGRAREDVVVLNDADAAGIAEMRAGAGAGHRGLVVVLTFGTGIGSAMFIDGRLVPNTEFGHIEVDGHDAETQAAASVKDELDLSYPEWAPRVTRYVQALEQFLWPDLIIAGGGVSKKGHKWIPLLETRTPVVAAALRNDAGIVGAATAATSGNA; from the coding sequence ATGGGGACTGCCCGCGGTTTCGGCGTGGATATCGGCGGGTCCGGCATCAAGGGATGTCCGGTCGACATCGAAGGCGGCGTGCTGGCCGAGGAGCGCATGCGGATTCCCACCCCGCAGCCATCGACGCCGTCCGCGGTCGCCGATGCGGTGGCCGAGATCGTCGACAAGTTCTCCTGGACCGGCCCCGTCGGCATCACGCTGCCCTGCGTTGTCAAGGACGGCACCGCGCTGACCGCGGCGAACATCGACAAGGGCTGGATCGGCACCGATGCGCAGGCGCTGTTCGCCGAGCGGCTCGGCCGCGCCCGCGAGGACGTCGTGGTGCTCAACGACGCCGATGCCGCCGGGATCGCCGAGATGCGCGCCGGAGCGGGCGCCGGGCACCGCGGCCTGGTCGTGGTGCTGACCTTCGGCACCGGCATCGGCAGCGCGATGTTCATCGACGGCCGGCTGGTGCCCAACACCGAGTTCGGCCACATCGAGGTCGACGGCCACGACGCGGAGACGCAGGCCGCTGCGTCGGTCAAGGACGAGCTGGACCTGTCCTACCCGGAGTGGGCCCCGCGGGTCACCCGGTACGTCCAGGCGCTGGAGCAGTTCCTGTGGCCGGACCTGATCATCGCCGGCGGCGGTGTCAGCAAGAAGGGTCACAAGTGGATTCCGCTGCTGGAGACGCGAACTCCGGTCGTCGCCGCCGCGCTGCGCAACGACGCGGGAATCGTCGGCGCAGCCACCGCCGCGACCAGCGGCAACGCCTGA
- a CDS encoding RNA polymerase sigma factor: protein MAAAETATRRSSSAAAGGAQSESGQSQATPASEAAASSEQPKTTAARKSTKSSTGAKSTTRKTATKPAAAKKGAKAPAKKTTKSASAKGSGEGMEIDEPIETDLTSPDVGDLAEVEVEIPEEPVPDEDSKESGDFVWDEEESEALRQARKDAELTASADSVRAYLKQIGKVALLNAEEEVELAKRIEAGLYGAERIRQIEETGEQLTTQMRRDLRWIVRDGERAKNHLLEANLRLVVSLAKRYTGRGMAFLDLIQEGNLGLIRAVEKFDYTKGYKFSTYATWWIRQAITRAMADQARTIRIPVHMVEVINKLGRIQRELLQDLGREPTPEELAKEMDITPEKVLEIQQYAREPISLDQTIGDEGDSQLGDFIEDSEAVVAVDAVSFTLLQDQLQSVLATLSEREAGVVRLRFGLTDGQPRTLDEIGQVYGVTRERIRQIESKTMSKLRHPSRSQVLRDYLD from the coding sequence GTGGCAGCCGCAGAAACCGCAACCCGACGCTCCAGCTCCGCCGCAGCCGGCGGTGCCCAGTCCGAGTCGGGCCAGTCCCAGGCCACCCCAGCTTCGGAGGCGGCTGCTTCGTCTGAGCAGCCGAAGACCACCGCCGCGCGCAAGAGCACCAAGAGCTCGACGGGTGCGAAGTCGACGACCCGCAAGACCGCCACGAAGCCCGCGGCGGCCAAGAAGGGCGCCAAGGCCCCGGCCAAGAAGACGACCAAGTCGGCTTCGGCCAAGGGCAGCGGCGAGGGCATGGAGATCGACGAACCGATCGAGACCGACCTGACCTCCCCGGACGTCGGCGACCTGGCCGAGGTCGAGGTGGAGATCCCGGAGGAGCCGGTCCCGGACGAGGACTCCAAGGAGTCCGGTGACTTCGTCTGGGACGAGGAGGAGTCCGAGGCGCTGCGCCAGGCGCGCAAGGACGCCGAGCTGACCGCCTCCGCCGACTCGGTGCGCGCGTACCTGAAGCAGATCGGCAAGGTCGCGCTGCTCAACGCCGAGGAAGAGGTCGAGCTGGCCAAGCGCATCGAGGCCGGCCTCTACGGCGCCGAGCGCATCCGCCAGATCGAGGAGACCGGCGAGCAGCTGACCACCCAGATGCGGCGCGACCTGCGCTGGATCGTGCGGGACGGCGAGCGCGCCAAGAACCACCTGCTGGAGGCCAACCTCCGGCTCGTGGTCAGCCTGGCCAAGCGCTACACCGGCCGCGGCATGGCGTTCCTGGACCTGATCCAGGAGGGCAACCTGGGCCTGATCCGCGCGGTCGAGAAGTTCGACTACACCAAGGGCTACAAGTTCTCCACGTACGCCACCTGGTGGATCCGGCAGGCCATCACCCGCGCCATGGCCGACCAGGCCCGCACCATCCGCATCCCGGTGCACATGGTCGAGGTCATCAACAAGCTCGGCCGCATCCAGCGCGAGCTGCTCCAGGACCTGGGCCGCGAGCCCACGCCCGAGGAGCTCGCCAAGGAAATGGACATCACCCCGGAGAAGGTGCTGGAGATCCAGCAGTACGCCCGGGAGCCCATTTCCCTGGACCAGACGATCGGCGACGAGGGCGACAGCCAGCTCGGCGACTTCATCGAGGACTCCGAGGCCGTGGTGGCGGTCGACGCGGTGTCGTTCACGCTGCTGCAGGACCAGCTGCAGTCGGTGCTGGCGACGCTGTCCGAGCGCGAGGCCGGCGTGGTCCGGCTGCGCTTCGGCCTGACCGACGGTCAGCCGCGGACGCTGGACGAGATCGGCCAGGTCTACGGCGTGACCCGCGAGCGGATCCGGCAGATCGAGTCGAAGACGATGTCGAAGCTGCGCCACCCGTCGCGCTCCCAGGTGCTCCGCGACTACCTGGACTGA
- a CDS encoding DUF7455 domain-containing protein has product MPGTLTRPELTAADRCDRCGAAAKLRAVLPSGGELLFCGHHARAYEAGLRDVQADLQQDEQ; this is encoded by the coding sequence ATGCCGGGAACGCTCACCCGCCCCGAGCTGACCGCCGCCGACCGCTGCGACCGCTGCGGGGCCGCTGCCAAGCTTCGCGCCGTATTGCCATCCGGTGGGGAGCTTCTGTTCTGCGGGCACCACGCCCGCGCGTACGAGGCCGGGCTGCGCGACGTGCAGGCCGACCTGCAGCAGGACGAGCAGTAA
- a CDS encoding cysteine desulfurase-like protein, whose protein sequence is MAFDVEKVRAQYPALADGRAWLDGAAGTQVPQPVIDAVTDAYRVGMSNVGGPYASSRRTGGIVAEARAAVADLVGARDPACVVFGPSMTALTYRFAAVLADGWRPGDEVVVTQLDHDANVRPWIQHAQRAGASVRVAELDPATGELPAQRVTDLIGERTKLVAVTAASNVLGTMPDLRTITDRARQVGALSYVDGVQHCPHAHVQLAELGADFYATSAYKWAGPHLAAVVAGDPWSLENLHPDKLKPSPETSPDRFELGTNPFAAMAGVVAAVEHLAGLDSDADGSRADRLAVSRRAVLAHEDALARMLFDGIGALDGVVRYGAPQGPCTPTAFFGLPGVEPRQVAERLAERGLNVSHGHSYAWEAVHALGIGPKGGVRASLSHYTDESDVRRLLEALADLT, encoded by the coding sequence ATGGCTTTCGACGTGGAGAAGGTCCGGGCGCAGTACCCGGCGCTGGCCGACGGCAGGGCGTGGCTGGACGGAGCGGCGGGCACCCAGGTGCCGCAGCCGGTGATCGATGCCGTCACCGACGCCTACCGGGTCGGGATGTCGAACGTGGGCGGTCCGTACGCGTCCAGCCGCCGGACCGGCGGGATCGTCGCCGAGGCACGAGCGGCGGTGGCCGACCTGGTCGGGGCGCGCGATCCGGCCTGCGTGGTGTTCGGCCCGAGCATGACCGCGCTGACCTACCGGTTCGCCGCGGTGCTGGCCGACGGCTGGCGGCCCGGCGACGAGGTCGTGGTGACCCAGCTGGACCACGACGCCAACGTCCGACCGTGGATCCAGCACGCGCAGCGCGCGGGCGCGTCGGTGCGGGTGGCGGAGCTGGACCCGGCGACCGGTGAGCTGCCCGCGCAGCGCGTCACCGATCTCATCGGCGAGCGCACCAAGCTGGTCGCGGTCACCGCGGCGTCGAACGTGCTGGGCACCATGCCCGACCTGCGCACGATCACCGACCGGGCCCGCCAAGTGGGCGCGCTCTCCTACGTCGACGGCGTGCAGCACTGCCCGCACGCGCACGTGCAGCTCGCGGAGCTCGGCGCGGACTTCTACGCGACCAGCGCCTACAAGTGGGCGGGACCTCACCTGGCCGCGGTGGTCGCGGGGGATCCGTGGTCGCTGGAGAACCTGCACCCGGACAAGCTCAAGCCGTCGCCGGAGACCTCACCGGACCGCTTCGAGCTCGGCACCAACCCGTTCGCCGCCATGGCCGGCGTCGTGGCCGCGGTGGAGCACCTGGCCGGGCTGGATTCCGACGCCGACGGCAGCCGCGCCGACCGCCTGGCGGTCTCCCGGCGCGCTGTGCTCGCCCACGAGGACGCGCTCGCCCGGATGCTGTTCGACGGCATCGGTGCGCTGGACGGCGTGGTGCGTTACGGCGCTCCGCAAGGCCCGTGCACGCCTACGGCGTTCTTCGGCCTTCCCGGCGTGGAACCCCGGCAGGTGGCCGAGCGGCTGGCAGAGCGGGGTCTCAACGTCTCGCACGGCCATTCCTACGCGTGGGAGGCCGTGCACGCCCTGGGCATCGGCCCGAAGGGCGGGGTGCGCGCGAGCCTGTCGCACTACACCGACGAATCCGACGTCCGCCGCCTCCTCGAAGCCCTCGCCGACCTCACCTGA
- a CDS encoding DEAD/DEAH box helicase: MSEAQLDNPVRSVLSEAPQTASRPLRAWQRRALTKYLSTKPQDFLAVATPGAGKTTFGLRIAAELLADRTVEAVTVVAPTEHLKHQWALAAAGAGIALDPNFRNADGITSSDYQGVVVTYAQVAAHEALHRVRTERRKTLVILDEVHHAGDAKSWGDAIREAFTPAVRRLSLTGTPFRSDDSPIPFISYEPDADGSLRSRPDHAYGYSDALNDGVVRPVVFLAYSGEARWRTSAGDEFSARLGEPLTAEQTARAWRTALDPSGDWIPAVLRAADTRLAQLRKGGMPDAGGLVIATDHVTAKAYAKALLQITGTEPVVVLSDDPQASGRIAEFSESDDRWMVAVRMVSEGVDVPRLAVGVYATSASTPLFFAQAIGRFVRSRRPGETASVFLPSVPVLLELASQLETQRDHVLGKPHREKDGWDDELLAQANRKEDEPGEEEKAFTSLGAEAELDQVIYDGSSFGTAAFSTSEEEQDYLGLPGLLEPDQVRALLRQRQSQQLDDVAKREAEAKAVKAAEQAEQRANAKPQSVQERLQKLRKELNTLVSLHHHRTRKPHGKIYNELQKSCGGPPTAMATIEQLEERIATLRSW; the protein is encoded by the coding sequence GTGTCCGAAGCGCAACTCGACAATCCCGTCCGATCAGTGCTCAGCGAAGCCCCGCAGACTGCTTCCCGACCGCTCCGCGCGTGGCAGCGCAGAGCGCTCACCAAGTACCTGTCGACCAAGCCGCAGGACTTCCTGGCCGTCGCGACGCCGGGCGCGGGCAAGACCACCTTCGGACTCCGGATCGCCGCGGAGCTGCTGGCCGACCGCACGGTCGAGGCGGTGACCGTCGTCGCGCCGACCGAGCACCTCAAGCACCAGTGGGCGTTGGCCGCCGCCGGTGCGGGCATCGCGCTGGACCCCAACTTCCGCAACGCCGACGGCATCACCTCCAGCGACTACCAGGGCGTCGTCGTCACCTACGCGCAGGTCGCGGCGCACGAGGCCCTGCACCGGGTGCGCACCGAGCGCCGCAAGACGCTGGTGATCCTCGACGAGGTGCACCACGCCGGTGACGCGAAGTCCTGGGGCGACGCGATCCGGGAGGCCTTCACCCCGGCCGTGCGGCGCCTGTCGCTGACCGGTACGCCGTTCCGCAGCGACGACTCGCCGATCCCGTTCATCAGCTACGAACCCGACGCCGACGGCTCGCTGCGCAGCCGCCCCGACCACGCCTACGGCTACTCGGACGCGCTCAACGACGGCGTGGTCCGGCCGGTGGTCTTCCTGGCCTACTCCGGCGAGGCGCGGTGGCGCACCAGCGCCGGCGACGAGTTCAGCGCCCGCCTCGGCGAGCCGCTGACGGCCGAGCAGACCGCCCGCGCCTGGCGCACCGCCCTGGACCCGTCGGGCGACTGGATCCCGGCCGTGCTGCGGGCCGCGGACACGCGGTTGGCGCAGCTGCGCAAGGGCGGCATGCCCGACGCCGGTGGGCTGGTGATCGCCACCGACCACGTCACCGCCAAGGCCTACGCCAAGGCGCTGCTGCAGATCACCGGCACCGAACCGGTCGTGGTGCTCTCCGACGACCCGCAGGCCTCCGGGCGGATCGCCGAGTTCTCCGAGTCCGACGACCGCTGGATGGTCGCGGTCCGGATGGTCAGCGAAGGCGTCGACGTGCCGCGGCTGGCCGTCGGCGTGTACGCCACCAGCGCCTCGACGCCGCTGTTCTTCGCGCAGGCCATCGGCCGCTTCGTGCGATCCCGCAGGCCGGGGGAGACGGCCAGCGTCTTCCTGCCGAGCGTGCCGGTGCTGCTGGAGCTGGCCAGCCAGCTGGAGACCCAGCGCGACCACGTGCTGGGCAAGCCGCACCGGGAGAAGGACGGCTGGGACGACGAGCTGCTCGCCCAGGCCAACCGCAAGGAGGACGAGCCCGGCGAGGAGGAGAAGGCGTTCACCTCGCTGGGCGCCGAGGCCGAGCTGGACCAGGTGATCTACGACGGATCGTCGTTCGGCACCGCGGCCTTCAGCACCTCCGAGGAAGAGCAGGACTACCTCGGTCTGCCGGGTCTGCTGGAGCCCGACCAGGTGCGGGCGCTGCTGCGGCAGCGCCAGTCCCAGCAGCTCGACGACGTCGCCAAGCGGGAGGCCGAAGCCAAGGCGGTCAAGGCCGCCGAGCAGGCCGAGCAGCGCGCGAACGCGAAGCCGCAGAGCGTGCAGGAGCGGCTGCAGAAGCTCCGCAAGGAGCTGAACACCCTGGTGTCGCTGCACCACCACCGGACCCGCAAGCCGCACGGCAAGATCTACAACGAGCTGCAGAAGTCCTGCGGCGGCCCGCCGACGGCGATGGCCACGATCGAGCAGCTCGAAGAGCGCATCGCCACTCTCCGCTCCTGGTGA